Part of the Puniceicoccaceae bacterium genome is shown below.
CCATTTCAACCAGACGTTCCACGGTTGCATCGTTGAGCACGCGTTTGCCGTCGTCACTGAGCAACCCGTCGTGACCGTGGGTGGTGTAGGGATCAAGCGCGACGTCTGCAATGATCGCGAGTTCGGGCACCTCGGACTTGATCGCACGGATCGCACGCAGGACGAGGTTGTTTTCGTTCGTGGCCTCACTCCCGCTGGCATCTTTTAGCGACGGCTCAATACTGGGAAACAGTGCGACCGCAGGGATGCCGAGTTTGTAAATGTTCACAGCTGTGCGAACGAGATCCTCAACGCTGAAGCGATAGACCCCGGGCATGGAGTCCACGGCAAATGGCGCGTTATTGCCTTCGACCACAAAGAGTGGCTGGATGAGGTCTTCCTTGCGCAGCCAGGTTTCCCGGCTCATCGCACGGATGGCGGAGCTTTGGCGCAAACGACGGGGACGGCGATATAAATGCATGCCTTCATGCTAACCGTGATTTTGCAAAATGCCAGTTTAAGGCTGGATGCATGGAGATTTGACGGGAAATTCTGAGAAAAGGGATTGTTTGCACAAGGCCGGATGCGCTAGTCTCGCGGTTTCATTTACTGCAAATACAATCCTATTCACTTGATCGATATGAAAGCGATGACACCGTTGGAAGAACTCAGACACTCCTGTTCGCATATCCTTGCGACTGCCGTACTGCGTCTGTTTCCGACAACCAAGCTGGATATCGGACCCCCAACGGACCAGGGCTTTTATTACGACTTCGATCTCGATCACCGCTTTACCGCCGAGGATCTCGAGCGCATTGAGCAGGAGATGAAAAAGGTGATCAAGGAGAACCAGAAGTTTGAGCGCATCGAAGTCGACCGGGAGCAGGCAAAATCAATCATCGCGGACTTTGGGCAGGAGGCCTATAAACTGGGGCGACTGGACGACATTCCGGAAGGCGAGGCCATTTCCTTCTATCGCAATGGGGAGTTCATCGACCTTTGTGCTGGCACCCACGTAGGATACACCAAAAAGGTCAAGGCGTTCAAATTGCTCTCCATCGCGGGTGCTTACCACCGCGGCAATGAATCCAACAAGCAGTTGCAACGCATCTATGGCACGGCCTTTCCGAGCAAGGAGGAACTGGACGCCTACCTGACCATGCTTGAGGAGGCGAAAAAACGTGACCATCGCCGCATTGGCAAGGAAATGGGTTTGTTCGCCTTTGACGCTGAGCATGTGGGACCGGGGCTGCCACTCTGGTTGCCCAAGGGGTCGGTTCTGGTGGAGGAACTGGAGAATCTGGCCAAAGAGACTGAGTTTGAGGCGGGGTATGAACGCGTTCGCACTCCTCATCTCGCCAAGGAAAAAATGTATCAGATCAGCGGGCATCTTCCCTACTATGAGGACAGCATGTACCCACCGATCGAGATCACCGAAGACGAGGGTGGGGAGAAGGTAAAATACTACCTCAAGGCAATGAACTGTCCGCACCATCACCGCATCTTTGCCTCCCAGCCCAAGAGCTACCGGGATCTGCCAGTGCGCTATGCTGAGTATGGCACCTGCTACCGCTACGAAAAATCAGGCGAGTTGATGGGGCTGATGCGCGTGCGCTCACTCCAGATGAACGATGCGCACATCTACTGCACGGAATCCCAGTTTGAATCGGAGTTTCGCGCGGTGAACGACATGTATCTGAAGTATTTCAAGTTGTTCGGCATCCAGAAGTTTCTGATGCGCTTCTCCACACACGACCCCGAACGTCTCGGACAGAAGTTTGTCGACGAGCCGGAACTCTGGAAAAAGACCGAAGACATGGTTCGGCAGGTTCTGACGGACTCCGGCATTGAATATGTGGAAGTGCCCAATGAGGCTGCATTCTACGGACCAAAGATTGACGTGCAGGTCTGGAGTGCCATTGGTCGGGAGTTTACACTGGCCACCAATCAGGTCGATTTTGCGGTGCCGGGACGCTTTGGTCTGACTTACACTACTTCTGAGAATGAACAGGAAACTCCGCTCTGCATTCACCGTGCACCTCTCGGCACTCATGAACGCTTCATCGGCTTTCTGATCGAGCATTTCAATGGAAACTTCCCCGCGTGGCTCGCACCGGAGCAGGTTCGGCTGCTACCTGTGAATGATGGATTCCAGGACTTTGCCCAGCAGTTGCGACAGCAGATGTTTGACCGCAAGATCCGTTGCTCAGTGGATCACCACTCTGACAAGCTGGGGGCCAAAATCCGTCGAGCTGAATTGGACCGTGTTCCATTCATGATCATTTTGGGAGAAAAAGAACGCGAGAGCGGGCAAATTTCGGTTCGGTCGCGCATCACCAAAGGACTTGAGGGGACGCACGAGGTGCAGGCATTTATCCAAAAATTGCGTACGGAGATTGAGGAACGTCGCCTGCCAGATGGATTTTAAACGGGATTGTTGCTGCGGTAGTGGTTTTCGGGAAAACAAGCCCGAATACCGCGCTGCGCTTGGTTTGTGATTCGATCAGAACCCGTTATCTTGGATTTCACCGAAGTGTGTTCCACAAATCGAACCATGCCCTGAATAGGGCAGGATGGTCAAATGGGATCACTCCTGTTTCCCGAAGGAGGAGCCTAGATGCTGCGGTGCTTCACGGTGGTGAAGACGATCCGGCATTTTGCAAACCAGTATTGGAACCTCATGGTGAATGATGGGAAGCTAGAGAACAGCGTAAAACGTTTGTAAATATAGGAAAAATTACGCGACATACAAGCATTTCTTTGCAACTTGCACGATTTCCGGGACGTGCAGACAAGGTCTGTGCGACTTCGCCTTAAAGGCATACCCAAAAAAACGGACACCCCATGTCAGGTGATGTCCGCTCAAAAGAGTCAAATCTGCGATTCGAGACCGGTGTTAGCTTTCGCTTTTGAACAAGTGCACGTCGCGCTGTGGAAACGGGATCGAAATGCCCTCCTGATCAAAGCGGAGCTTGATGGTTTCATTGAGATCAAAATACACCGCCCAATAGTCGGACGCATTGACCCAGGGACGCACGGCAAAATTGACGCTGCTGTCAGCGAGTTCGAGCAGCCCCACGGTAGGAGCAGGATCTTTCAGGATGCGTTCGTCTGCGTTGAGAACGTCCCAAATCACTTCTTTCACTTTTTTGAGATCGTCGTTGTAGCTGACCCCGTAGACCAGATCGACCCGGCGGGTGGGTTTGGCCGAAAAATTGGTAATGCTGCCACTGGTGATGGCGGCGTTGGGAATGATAATGGCCTTGTTGTCGGGCGTACGCATGGAGGTTGTAAAGAGGGTGACTTCTTCGACGATGCCCGATTCACCGCCCGCAGTGATGAAATCACCCTGTCGAAAAGGGCGAAAGATGATCAACATCACTCCAGATGCAAAATTTGCCAGCGAACCCTGCAGTGCCAGACCAATGGCCAATCCCGCCGCACCGATGACTGCTACCAGCGAAGTGGTTTGAATGCCCACGACATCGAGCACCGCAATCACGACGGCTGCCAGCAGCAGGGCGTTGACGATGTTGCCGACAAAGCTGACCAGCGTGGGGTCCATGTGCCCCTTGGTCAGCGCGTTTTTAGTCATCTTGCTCAACCAGGAGGCAATGCGCTTTCCGACAAGAAAGAGCACAATCGCCAGAATGATTTTGATGCCATAGGTCGCCGAAAATTCAATGGCGAGCTGCAACCATTCATTCAGCTGTTCGGGGGAGAAGACGGAGGTGGATTGATTTTCCATAATGTACGAATGTTATTCGATGTTGATCGGGGAAATTGATTGGAAAATGATCGAATTGCAACTGCGTTTGCGAAATCGCAACAGGATGCAACTGCCATGGAGAAGCATCCATCAGCACAGCTTCAGCAGACAGGTTGAATTCCAGTGGAATTCCTCTATAGTTTGGCAGGAGGCGGGTCCTGGATTGACTCGCATTCACAACCGACAAAAACTGCTTCGTATGGACGCAAAATACTGGATTGATTTACTGGGACTGCAGGAACACCCCGAGGGGGGGTATTATCGTGAAGTCTATTGCTCCAGTGAGACGGTGTCCAAATCCGCACTTCCCGAGCGGTTTCAGAGTGAGCACGCCTTTTCCACGAGCATCTACTACTTGCTTGAGTATGATGATCTCTCTCGGTTTCACCGCCTCCATCAGGACGAAATCTGGCACTTTTATGAGGGGTCGGCGGTGATGGTGCACACACTGGAATCAAAGCGACACACAGTCTTTCGTTTGGGACGCAACCCGGCTAAAGGGCAACTGCCCATGCTGGTGATCCTACACGGAACCCTGTTTGCCGCCGAACTTGAAAACAAGCGTTCCTATGCCCTGTTGGGCTGCACGGTCAGTCCGGGATTCAAATTTGAAGACTTTGACCAACCTTCCCGCTCGGAACTCACCCACCGCTTTCCCGAACACCACGACTTGATCACCCGCCTCACGAGTGCCCAGTGACGTTTATTTGCAGTGCTTCAGCCAGCGAAGCATTTGAAACGCTCCCCGAACACTTCCATCATTTCTTCGGAAAACCGGGTATTTTGACAGCACCATGTCGATGACAAATGCCAGAGGACCGGGCAGGCTGAGCGGGCCGACGAATCCAACGGATTTCCCCTTGCGAACGGTCGCGAGCTGCAGGCTGTCGTGGTAGACGAACCCCGGTTGGTCCACGGTGAATCCGCGACGCACTTCGATGACGCCTCGAAGCAGCCTGGCCAGATAGCGACCCTGTTGTTGCAGTGCAGCGTCATCGCGCGCCATCGTCTTGCCCACCGAATCCACAATCTGAACCAGCTCTGGCAGCAGGAAGAGGCGTTCGTGTTCGCGCAAACGCAAATCCGGACGCACGACCTGCTTCCCAGCAAACTGATTGGGCGCAAGTCCGAGCAACTGCTGCAACCAGAGCGGAGGTTCCGGCAAATGGGGGTCGACGGTGATCGCATCGCGTTTCATCTGCTGAATCGTTTCGGTATCGAGCAGGGAAATGGCCTCCCACCGCAACTGTCGGGCAATGCGGTCTTCAATTTTTGGTTTCACGTTACGATTGGCAAAGGCAAAGCCCCCTCTGCACTCCAGAATCACCTTCCGGGAGGGTCCCTTCCCTGAAGTGACGGGGCGGGTGAGGCTTGCGGCAAGATCGATGCATGATGCATCGCCTCCCACCACACACAGAGGGGTGTCTGACGCTGTGTTCAGCATGAACTGCTGAAAACGTTCGGCCTGTGCAAGACTGTTGAGTGGGAATGTCGCTGTTGTGTTTGAAGGAACTGGATCGGCCTGATTTCCAACCAGCAGGTAATCGTAGTGGAGAGCTTCAGACTCGCCTTCGAGAAACACCTGACGCTTCTCCGGGTCAACACGGTCCACCCGACCGTTTTTGCATCGAAAACCAAACTTCTTGCTGGATTGGTGGAGCGCTTTGTGGGTGACTTGATTGCGTTGCAGCAATCCCGCAGCAACTCCGTGCCTTACTACCTGCGGCGCCAGATCCTCGACGTCGCCAATGAAGGTAATTTCGGCCCATTCCGAGCGAAATGCACTGCAAAACCCCAGAACGCTCGTCCCGTATCCGAGAATCAGAATTTGCCGACGGCGCAGATGTGCATTGGGGGTGCGTGGAGATTTTGGTTTCATGATCAGAGGCGACGATGGTTCTCAACCCATACGGTTTCCTTGAACCGGAATCCATGGGTTAATCTATCTCCAGGACGTTAGTGGAATCAACCCGATTGCGTCAGTCTTCATCATCTCCGTCGGGAGTAACAACGTCCACGGCGGTTTTGACGGTGTGTCCGGCAACCGAAACGGTGGTGTTGACCGCTGTTGCCGCGATTGCCCCCGTTGTGGAAATGACGATGCATCCGGATTGGCAACAGATGCCAATCAGCAGCAAGAACAGCACGAGGAAACGAGGAGTCTGGCGCAGGATGTCGGGCATGTCAGTGCAGGGTTGCGTTGTGCGAATGCTCCATCTATGCAAGCAATTCGTGAAAGAGGCAACTCCCATCCTCGACGTGGTTTGTGCGATCATCCGAAGGCCTGGTCACCCCCGGCAATGCCTTGCAACACGCCGATCTCTGAATGACCCCAACCTGCCCGGGAAATGGGAGTTTCCGGGTGGCAAAATCGAACATGGAGAGACGGCTGAGCAAGCAATACTGCGGGAGATTCGGGAGGAACTCTGCATTGAGGTGGTAGCGGAACACACACTGACTCCGGTCTGCCATGCGTATGTGCACGCGCACGTCCGCCTGCATCCCTTCATCTGTCAGCTGCGTTCAGGCACACCCCGACTGCTTGAGCATGTGGAATTGTCGTGGGTATTTCCCCATCAACTTTCGGAGCTGGACTGGGCACCTGCCGATGTGCCGATTCTGGAGCAGTGGTTGCAGTGGTGTGAAGCGTAGCGATGCCCACACCTCTCCTGCTCTCGCGACCTGTCACTCCATGCCCAGTTTTTTCAGCTTGGGAGTGATCACCACCCGGCAATAGGGGTAGTTCCGGTTGTTTGCATAAAAATCCTGATGGTAATCTTCGGCTTCGTAGAAGGTGCTTGCAGGAGTGATTTCAGTGACAATCGGATCGTTAAAACGGGATTGTGCGCGATCCCGGGATGTGGTGGCCGCAGTCTTTTGAGCTTCACTGTGGAAGAAGATCGCGGATCGATACTGGGTACCGATATCCGCACCCTGTCGATTGAGAGTTGTAGGATCGTGGGCCTCCCAGAACAGATCGACCAGTTCTTCATAGGAAATCACAGAGGGATCAAATTCAATCTGGATGACCTCTGCGTGACCCGTGTCTCCCAGCGAGACTTCCTTGTAGCTCGGGTTTTTGGTGTGACCTCCCATGTATCCGGAGCGCACGGATTTCACACCATCAAGGCGTTCGTAGACGGCTTCAGTGCACCAGAAGCATCCTCCGGCAAGGGTTGCGGTTTCTGAGTTCATAGGTGTGGATGAGTCCATGGATAAAAGAGTATTGGGCAGCAGCAAGAGAAACGGAGCAAGCGTGAAAATACGGAATACGCCGCTGCGATTGCGGATTTCATGCTTTTGACTTGGTCGGGCGGATTTCATGGTCTTGAATGCAGGCAACACTTAATTTCAAACGAAAGAAGTGCGCCCAGGATTTCGCAAATCTGCAGCCCAAGGATCTGATGAAAATTGCCCGAACCCGTCTGAATGGAGTCCTCACTCACGTTGGTAGCATGGATGGAAGCACCTTTCACCCGGTGTTGGGATCGCTCTGGCAAGGAGAGATCGAACTCGATACCTCCCGGGAGATCGAGCTTGCTCACTTGGAGGCCCCCATCGATCCACCGCAGATTTTTGCGATCGGACTCAACTATCGGGAGCATGCCAAGGAATTTAACAACCCGATCCCCGAATTTCCGGTTGTATTCCTCAAGAGCATTGCATCCGTGCTGCGCCCGGGTGGATTGATCGAGATCCCCGAGAGCGCCGGAGCAACCTTTGTTGACTACGAAGTTGAACTTGCGGTGGTGATCGGGAAGCGGAGCCGGAATGTTTCGCCTGAGCAGGCACTCGAATCCGTGCTCGGGTACACCATCGCCAACGATGTGACCTCGCGCGACTGGCAGAAGGACAGCAAGGGTGGAGGTCAGTGGTGTCGTGCCAAGTCGTTTGATACCTTTTGCCCGATAGGTCCCTGGATCGTAACGCGCGATGAGCTGCCCGATCCCAACGCCCTTGCGATTGAGAGTCGGGTGAATGGAGAGTTGCGCCAGCAGAGCCACACGTCGGACATGATTTTCACGGTGGCACAACTTGTGAGTTTTCTCAGTCAGAACCTCACCCTGCTGCCCGGCGCTGTCATCCTTACCGGAACCCCTTGTGGCGTTGGAGCGGCGATGCAGCCTCCACAACGCCTCAGTGCAGGTGATGAGGTGTGCTTGCGAATCGAGGGTATCGGCGAGCTGGTCAACACGGTTGGTATGGAAGCACAACACTGAGCGGGGTCCATTTCAGCTGAGCAATCAAACTCCACAGCAGCCACCGATTTGGGGAATGCGCGGCAGTCGACGCTGGGATTGCGCCTCTAGAAAGGCCCTGTCTTTCGCAGCACTTTGAAGTCGAGCATCAGGGGCAGGTTGTCTGCATCTCCGTCAAAGGAGGTATGATCCATTACAAAGGTGTAGTCACCCACCTTGAGTGGAAAATGGTAGAGTTCAACTTCCTTCACATTGCTCTCCCGGTGAAGGTATACCACCTCACGATTGGAGTCCTTTCCATGAACCAGATAGCGTTTCAATAGCTCAAACTCCGTTGTTTCCATGATATAAAAGTCGAATGACTGTCCGCTGAGGCTCTCAATTTCGATACCGATCAGATTCGACTTCGATGCGATGGCAGGATAGCCGTGAAAGCTGCGGGGTGGAATTTGCAGGGTTTGATGATCGGCCACTTCATAGCGCGGCGAAGTATAAATCGCAGCACCCACGATGATGACCAGAATGGCCAGCCAGGAACTGCGCGAGACCTTGCGCAGCCGGGAAGGCTCCGTTCCAGTGGGATGATCCAGGCGACGTTTGAGGTAGGGTCTCATCCATTGAAATGATAGAAGTTTCGTGGGGGACTTCAATTCCTGTCTGAGATCCTCTGTGGGAAAATGAAGCGCAGTCAGCGTTGGTTTCAGGTCAACGATCCTGCTTCTGCTTTCCCTGTTGTTCGATGCGTTGCAACACATCGCGAATCTCGGTCAGCAGCTCCTTGAGTTCTGCATTGCTGTGGGAGCTGGGTTCTGTCGCTCCTGTGGTCTCCGAAACTGGCTCTGATCCGTTCTGCGCATCCCTCTCGCGCTGTGCAAGCACGGCTTCGCGAAAGCCCTCCGTATCGATGATGCCGGTGAGCGTGACCAATGCACCCGTGGAGGATTGGCCTGCAGTCTCGACGGTGAGGGTTTGCAGTCCCATCGCCCGCATAATGGGTCCCTGGCGAGTTCCTGTGTCGGTGATTTTTTCAAGCGGGATCGTTTTTTCCGTTTTCACCAGCACCCCTTTTTTAACCTTGAGCGCCTTGTGGGTGAGGACGCACTGCACACTTTTCAGGTAGCGTCGGGAGAAGTACATCCCAAGGGGTAGCCACAACAGCAGCAGTGGAATCCCCACAATAGAGAATAGACAGATCAAACTACCCGAAATGAGCCAGTACTGACAAACGCGGCTGTCAAATTCGGCGACACGAAGGATGCGCTCTTGAGTCATGCTTTCAGGATCGCACAATACAGGTGGTTTTCAAAAGGAATCTGTGTTTTGAGTAGAAATTGAAATCTCCCATTGTGTGGATCTGATGCGTCATTGCTGCTTACGCATGCGTCGTCGGATCGCCTGTGCATAGAAAAAGACCGGAACGATCACGAGCACCGAAAGCACCCACAATACATAAACATGATATTGTTCAACCTGCTGGAGAGAGGCCATTTGGGCAGCGACTTCGTTGTTCACCTGACGGGCATAGGCGATGGGTCCGACAGCAGCATCACGAGCGATCGCAAAGCCGGGACCCCACGCACTCTGCAGGCCCAGTGCACTCACTGAGGCATAGGCCTTGTATCCGATGGCAATGGCGCCCAATCCGAGCAGCCCGATGCCGATGGTGCCCATGCCGATGACACCGACTCCGACCACGCTGCAGGTGAGGAATCCGGCGCTCACCAGCCCCACACTGATCCCGCCAACCGCAAATCCACCAAAAGCGAACAGCACACCATAGGCCG
Proteins encoded:
- the thrS gene encoding threonine--tRNA ligase yields the protein MKAMTPLEELRHSCSHILATAVLRLFPTTKLDIGPPTDQGFYYDFDLDHRFTAEDLERIEQEMKKVIKENQKFERIEVDREQAKSIIADFGQEAYKLGRLDDIPEGEAISFYRNGEFIDLCAGTHVGYTKKVKAFKLLSIAGAYHRGNESNKQLQRIYGTAFPSKEELDAYLTMLEEAKKRDHRRIGKEMGLFAFDAEHVGPGLPLWLPKGSVLVEELENLAKETEFEAGYERVRTPHLAKEKMYQISGHLPYYEDSMYPPIEITEDEGGEKVKYYLKAMNCPHHHRIFASQPKSYRDLPVRYAEYGTCYRYEKSGELMGLMRVRSLQMNDAHIYCTESQFESEFRAVNDMYLKYFKLFGIQKFLMRFSTHDPERLGQKFVDEPELWKKTEDMVRQVLTDSGIEYVEVPNEAAFYGPKIDVQVWSAIGREFTLATNQVDFAVPGRFGLTYTTSENEQETPLCIHRAPLGTHERFIGFLIEHFNGNFPAWLAPEQVRLLPVNDGFQDFAQQLRQQMFDRKIRCSVDHHSDKLGAKIRRAELDRVPFMIILGEKERESGQISVRSRITKGLEGTHEVQAFIQKLRTEIEERRLPDGF
- a CDS encoding mechanosensitive ion channel domain-containing protein codes for the protein MENQSTSVFSPEQLNEWLQLAIEFSATYGIKIILAIVLFLVGKRIASWLSKMTKNALTKGHMDPTLVSFVGNIVNALLLAAVVIAVLDVVGIQTTSLVAVIGAAGLAIGLALQGSLANFASGVMLIIFRPFRQGDFITAGGESGIVEEVTLFTTSMRTPDNKAIIIPNAAITSGSITNFSAKPTRRVDLVYGVSYNDDLKKVKEVIWDVLNADERILKDPAPTVGLLELADSSVNFAVRPWVNASDYWAVYFDLNETIKLRFDQEGISIPFPQRDVHLFKSES
- a CDS encoding cupin domain-containing protein — encoded protein: MDAKYWIDLLGLQEHPEGGYYREVYCSSETVSKSALPERFQSEHAFSTSIYYLLEYDDLSRFHRLHQDEIWHFYEGSAVMVHTLESKRHTVFRLGRNPAKGQLPMLVILHGTLFAAELENKRSYALLGCTVSPGFKFEDFDQPSRSELTHRFPEHHDLITRLTSAQ
- a CDS encoding (deoxy)nucleoside triphosphate pyrophosphohydrolase, with the translated sequence MKEATPILDVVCAIIRRPGHPRQCLATRRSLNDPNLPGKWEFPGGKIEHGETAEQAILREIREELCIEVVAEHTLTPVCHAYVHAHVRLHPFICQLRSGTPRLLEHVELSWVFPHQLSELDWAPADVPILEQWLQWCEA
- the msrA gene encoding peptide-methionine (S)-S-oxide reductase MsrA: MNSETATLAGGCFWCTEAVYERLDGVKSVRSGYMGGHTKNPSYKEVSLGDTGHAEVIQIEFDPSVISYEELVDLFWEAHDPTTLNRQGADIGTQYRSAIFFHSEAQKTAATTSRDRAQSRFNDPIVTEITPASTFYEAEDYHQDFYANNRNYPYCRVVITPKLKKLGME
- a CDS encoding fumarylacetoacetate hydrolase family protein, which translates into the protein MKIARTRLNGVLTHVGSMDGSTFHPVLGSLWQGEIELDTSREIELAHLEAPIDPPQIFAIGLNYREHAKEFNNPIPEFPVVFLKSIASVLRPGGLIEIPESAGATFVDYEVELAVVIGKRSRNVSPEQALESVLGYTIANDVTSRDWQKDSKGGGQWCRAKSFDTFCPIGPWIVTRDELPDPNALAIESRVNGELRQQSHTSDMIFTVAQLVSFLSQNLTLLPGAVILTGTPCGVGAAMQPPQRLSAGDEVCLRIEGIGELVNTVGMEAQH
- a CDS encoding PH domain-containing protein codes for the protein MTQERILRVAEFDSRVCQYWLISGSLICLFSIVGIPLLLLWLPLGMYFSRRYLKSVQCVLTHKALKVKKGVLVKTEKTIPLEKITDTGTRQGPIMRAMGLQTLTVETAGQSSTGALVTLTGIIDTEGFREAVLAQRERDAQNGSEPVSETTGATEPSSHSNAELKELLTEIRDVLQRIEQQGKQKQDR